The genomic stretch ACAACCCTTGACTCGCTTTGTTATAATGGGTGCGTGTTTGTTGAATAACGTTGTCAAAATGGTTCCCAAATATTTCCAAGCGTTGTTTACATCTTTCGTTTGATTTAAAGTAGCtgttatagtttttgaaaattttttattgttactaGATAACACCACATCTATCAAAGTACTTGAGTTATTAGTAACCCTTGTAGGGCTCGTTATTAATTGCTTCAAACCATTTCTAGcaatgatattttttaattctttgttgTCTGATTTAACGAGAAAATTAACGAATTATCTCTTGACAACATTTACTTGCCGTGATTAGAACCTTCTCAAAAGTTTCGTTAAAATCTTTGGGTAGATATTTTGAGATAGGGGGTCAATACACAGCGCTCGCAATGAAGTTTTCGAGTTTTTGATACAAATTTTGATCCAAATTGTTTCCAGTTTGTCACTGTCGATTTCTAACTGTTTTCATTTGTCaatatgcttatatttttccaaaaatagcGATAAACTTCCAATGTTCTTTAATAACCGTCTTACATTTTGGTGGATGATCAATTCATGTTAGTAAATCCTGCCATAGAATCTGGTCCAGGACATGTTCCCACATCTCCACACATAATTAGCAGCATAAAAACTAAACATTTCTGGGACATGTAAGATATTTTTAATCTAAAACCTCTGTTTCCATTTCTCAGCAACAGCAACATTAAACTATTTTCTCTCTTTAACAAACTAGAATATTTCATTGCAACACTTGAATTATTTAAACCACTAACAGATtgaaatagaataaaaataaacacaagAGAAACACATAACACGTCCGTCTTGTGTGCCGCCATCTTTATTCCATTATTATTACGTTTGAATATGTCTATTGTACAAAGATTTAGTTGAAAGTTttctaattatatttttcatgcAAATGTTTTTccatgtcatttttttttaatttgtgactTCCACAAATTAAAATTTCGATCTCTATCACATGGGCATCCACTCTTTCTTGGGTATTATTTCAGGCTCTGAACCTTAAATAGACGGTAATGCCTGGTAATAAGCCCACACTTCTGCGAGTACTTCATTGATCTTGTCACTAATATTAACCTTGTTTTTGACCTTTCGTAATTTGCTAATTCCGATCTCTGTTTGTGATACAGCTtaacaacaaaagaaatttgTGCTCTCTAAATTGCCTGCATGAATCGTTTTTCATAGAAGAAAACGGTTATGAAAATACAGTCATATTACGCCCCATACTGTAATTTACTCGTCGCAAAATACAAGTAACAAAAAATAGTGAAAATTACGCGCAACTTTCCCTCTTTCAATCCTTTTATCATCAAGCTTTAAATGTTGCAAAAAGCATTGGAAGATCCTCTCGCAGTTATTTAGTTTGGGGCAAAGTTATTCCTTTCTGAAGCAAAACAATGGTTATACAACCTTGATTGTGATTTAACTGTTATTTGTACTTCAATATCTGCGGCATTTGAAGTCCTTTAAAAGAATAGACATCAACGGATTAAAAATTTTTGGGGTAAAAACAAAACGAATATACAAGATACTATGTTCAACTTTAAAAGCTACTTTTTTCTCATTTGGGATATACGTTATTTACAGTTACGGCAGGGCACAGCGTGCAATAACGTGTAACCAAATTATTATATGAAGACGAGGAAAAGATGTTTTGTTTCATCGCATgtgaagtaaacaaaaaaataaggaaaaagtAGGTCGTGCGAACCAACATTCGCCGAGGTAGCAACCGTAACTTTTCTATGTAAACAGTTACAtcattgcttaatttttttgcttctATTTCGTTTCTTCACAAGCACAACAGAATTAAAGTAAAGCAATACAGAGCCACATGTCGATAACTGTAGTGTGCTTAGTTTTTATTGCTGCttttattttgacttttttaGGGTGGAAAAGATATGTCGTAAATTGATTAATCATGTTTAGGCTTAGCCCCTTGACGATCGCagggttttgaaactgtttttttttttactttaattgtAACTACTTCTAAAAGCAGAAGGAGTTTATTCTTTTCGTGCTTGTTAAATAGCTTTTTCCATCCCATTCTATATATTTCGCATGTGCGACACGGTCGGATCACCAGTGAACCGTGGTTGTCAAAAGCTCAATGAAGACGaactaaaatgatttttttattataaacttCATGAacacaacaaaattttataacaaaagGTGACAGTCTAAAAGATATGCAGAGGtcctttaaatgttttaaagtaTGACGATCGGCTGTTTTCTATGCAGCCCCTGCAATGTGGCATTTTCAAACTCGTTTTTTTCTTGCTTAAAGCGGTTCTAATTTTTATCAACgacttcgaaaaaaaaaatagataaagggATTATAATGAAGGGAAAACAGATTAGAAGTCAGACAACGAAAAAAGGGATGACGACTATGAGAATAGAATAGAAGTCTAGTCAGACAGAGAACTATAAAGGCTCGAATACACGGAACAATTTTGCAgatcaattttcaaaataaaatattgaactaAAATTGATCTAATATTGTTGCGTATATATCGTAGAAAAATAACAGAACGATAATGCCATAATGACGTAAAAACACTCAAAAATTGATCTAATAAAATCAAACCGGTTTGATTTTATTAGATCAATTTTTCGTCGGAACAATATTATTTCAAAGGAAACCGCCAGCTGCTCACTTTTTTTCGAAACTCACGCTCGGTATTTcattcatttcaaatgtttttatgcaCGTAAAGAGAGTAAATGAAGAGAAACGCGACTAAACATGTCAGATCATTTTGTTTTACCAAGTACGTTTAGATCGTATCAAACCGCAAGGCAAACTGAATTAAGGTACtttgtatttctattttttgtctCTACTTTCTTCGTGATTACACGTTGCTCTCTTCCACCTAACGTGCAACGTCGCGAAATGACGTTGTCGCGATTCCTTTTCGAAACTTGAATTCTTCGTTCACTGGGAGGTTGTTACTACCACAATGCTGTGTCTCCTGAGAGGTTTTCAATGTACAAAAAGCGTTTTGGAACTTTGTTTAGATCCTCAATTCCTGACAATGACAATTCGCAGGACACGCAAAAACGGAATAAACCAGCTGAGGAGATTGCACAACCTGAAACAGCTGTGGTTGCAAAAAAACGTGGCAGACCTTCAAAAAAGTCATCCGAAAAAAGAGATTGGGATGATGACGAAATCTTTGTTCTTATTGAAACTTGGTCGAATCACGATAATCTCtacaacacaa from Hydractinia symbiolongicarpus strain clone_291-10 chromosome 12, HSymV2.1, whole genome shotgun sequence encodes the following:
- the LOC130622641 gene encoding uncharacterized protein LOC130622641, which gives rise to MSDHFVLPSTFRSYQTARQTELRSSIPDNDNSQDTQKRNKPAEEIAQPETAVVAKKRGRPSKKSSEKRDWDDDEIFVLIETWSNHDNLYNTRNSQYFNRDTRQKSLEKIQKELADQGIFASVKDIADKLTNPKTYYGGQKRSVESSKASGAGADDVYERYKRNKR